The following are encoded together in the Daucus carota subsp. sativus chromosome 5, DH1 v3.0, whole genome shotgun sequence genome:
- the LOC108222158 gene encoding protein S40-4, which translates to MATKKNYLYFGSEKMISPVSDDFEFDESDVWNSAHVEPKRPFFGAKKFMTRNDHAGDHRGDVTSTSVPVNVMDWSKVLRGEYKNRMGEIEEDENENEDERVPPHEYLARTRAASCSVHEGIGRTLKGRDMRMVRNAVWKHTGFED; encoded by the coding sequence ATGGCAACAAAGAAGAACTATCTCTACTTTGGATCAGAGAAAATGATCAGTCCGGTCTCGGATGACTTTGAATTCGACGAATCCGACGTGTGGAACTCAGCTCATGTTGAGCCTAAAAGGCCATTTTTCGGTGCTAAAAAATTCATGACAAGGAATGATCATGCTGGTGATCATAGAGGAGATGTTACTTCCACGTCAGTGCCGGTGAATGTAATGGACTGGTCCAAAGTTCTCCGCGGTGAGTATAAAAATCGAATGGGCGAGATCGAGGAAGACGAGAATGAGAACGAGGATGAGAGGGTGCCACCTCATGAGTATTTAGCGAGGACTAGGGCTGCTTCATGCTCTGTGCATGAAGGTATTGGAAGGACTCTCAAAGGGAGAGATATGAGAATGGTAAGAAATGCTGTTTGGAAACACACTGGTTTTGAAGATTAA
- the LOC108223850 gene encoding large ribosomal subunit protein uL11: protein MPPKFDPSQVIDVYVRVTGGEVGAASSLAPKIGPLGLSPKKIGEDIAKETAKDWKGLRVTVKLTVQNRQAKVSVVPSAAALVIKALKEPERDRKKTKNIKHTGNISLDDVIEIAKIMRPRSMAKELTGTVKEILGTCVSVGCTVDGKDPKDLQEEIDDGDVEIPQD from the coding sequence ATGCCGCCGAAATTCGATCCTTCTCAGGTCATCGACGTCTACGTCCGCGTCACCGGCGGCGAAGTCGGCGCGGCGAGTTCACTCGCTCCCAAAATCGGGCCCCTCGGTCTCTCCCCAAAGAAAATAGGTGAAGACATTGCCAAAGAGACGGCGAAAGACTGGAAAGGCCTCCGTGTCACCGTCAAGCTGACCGTGCAGAACCGCCAGGCCAAAGTCTCCGTGGTGCCGTCGGCGGCGGCTCTGGTAATCAAAGCTCTGAAAGAGCCTGAACGTGACCGGAAAAAGACTAAGAACATCAAGCATACCGGTAACATTTCGCTGGATGACGTCATCGAGATAGCGAAGATTATGAGGCCGAGGTCGATGGCGAAGGAGCTGACTGGGACTGTGAAGGAGATTTTAGGGACGTGTGTTTCGGTTGGATGTACGGTTGATGGAAAGGATCCTAAGGATTTGCAGGAGGAGATTGACGATGGCGATGTCGAGATTCCGCAAGATTGA
- the LOC108223849 gene encoding pentatricopeptide repeat-containing protein At2g33760, with translation MSKFKQYKRSVFKHESLRYFSTTSAAAVLVADSHNHFSTCNAQTLHSPNCQMQPTINPKFFLSKLVDCRNVCHIRQVHAQVTVTGLLENLFVTNKLLYLYVQYKDMNDACEMFDRMPERDPYSWSVMVGGFAKIGDYMNCFGTFREYVRTGECPDNYTLPNVIRACRDMMNVRMGTLIHNVVCKCGLDVDQFVVAALVDMYARCRVLDDARRLFDRMVRKDLVSWTVMIGACVELGDAGEALVLFDRMSEEGVAPDKVTMVTAVNACAKLGVMYKARQMHDYILGKKFSLDVILGTAMIDMYAKCGSVDSAREIFDSMREKNVISWSAMIAAYGYHGEGRKALDLLPVMLSSGIMPNRITFVSLLYACSHSGLIEDGLRLFSLMKEEYYIRPDVKHFTCMVDLLGRAGRLDQAMKLIEEMTAEKDEGLWSSLLGACRIHGHTELAEKAAHSLLELQPQKPGSYVLLSNIYAKAGRWKDVAKIRELMTHRRLKKVPGWTWIEVENQTYQFSIGDRTHPKSKEIYEKLMNLIKELELKGYVPNTDFVLHDVDEELKLDSLYSHSEKLAIAFGLISTAEGSPIRITKNLRVCGDCHTFSKFVSAVTQRVIIVRDANRYHHFKDGACSCGDYW, from the coding sequence aTGTCCAAGTTTAAACAATATAAACGCTCTGTTTTCAAACATGAGAGCCTACGTTACTTTTCAACCACTTCTGCAGCAGCGGTGCTTGTTGCAGATTCTCATAATCACTTTTCGACGTGCAATGCTCAGACATTGCATTCTCCAAACTGCCAAATGCAACCTACGATAAATCCTAAGTTTTTCCTATCTAAACTCGTTGACTGTAGAAATGTCTGCCATATCAGACAAGTTCATGCTCAAGTGACTGTCACTGGGCTGCTCGAAAACTTATTTGTTACAAACAAGCTTCTTTATTTGTATGTTCAGTATAAAGATATGAATGATGCTTGTGAGATGTTTGATAGAATGCCTGAGAGAGACCCTTATTCTTGGAGTGTTATGGTTGGTGGGTTTGCCAAGATTGGTGATTATATGAATTGTTTTGGTACTTTTAGGGAGTATGTTAGAACGGGCGAGTGTCCCGATAATTATACGTTGCCAAATGTGATTAGGGCTTGTAGAGACATGATGAATGTGCGTATGGGTACGTTGATTCATAATGTTGTGTGTAAGTGTGGGTTGGATGTGGATCAGTTTGTGGTTGCTGCCCTTGTTGATATGTATGCAAGATGTAGGGTTCTTGATGATGCGAGGCGGTTGTTTGATAGAATGGTGAGGAAGGATCTTGTTAGTTGGACTGTTATGATTGGGGCTTGTGTTGAACTTGGTGATGCTGGTGAAGCATTGGTTTTGTTTGATCGGATGAGTGAGGAAGGAGTTGCACCTGATAAAGTTACTATGGTGACTGCTGTTAATGCTTGTGCGAAATTAGGAGTTATGTATAAAGCTCGACAAATGCATGATTATATATTGGGGAAAAAGTTTTCATTGGATGTGATATTGGGAACTGCAATGATTGATATGTATGCTAAGTGCGGGAGTGTTGATTCTGCTCGAGAGATTTTTGACAGTATGAGGGAGAAGAACGTTATATCGTGGAGTGCGATGATAGCAGCTTATGGGTATCATGGAGAAGGGCGCAAAGCTCTTGATCTGCTTCCTGTGATGTTGAGTAGTGGGATTATGCCAAATAGGATCACTTTCGTTTCTCTGCTATATGCTTGTAGTCATTCCGGCTTGATTGAGGATGGCCTGAGGTTATTCTCCTTGATGAAAGAAGAATACTACATAAGACCGGATGTGAAACATTTTACTTGTATGGTGGACCTTTTAGGACGCGCTGGAAGACTTGACCAGGCTATGAAACTGATCGAGGAAATGACTGCTGAAAAAGATGAGGGGCTGTGGAGCTCACTGCTTGGTGCATGCAGGATTCATGGTCATACAGAGCTAGCAGAGAAGGCGGCACACTCTCTTCTTGAACTACAACCTCAGAAACCAGGGAGTTATGTGTtgctttcaaatatttatgccaAAGCAGGAAGGTGGAAAGATGTGGCAAAGATTAGGGAACTAATGACACATAGGAGACTGAAGAAAGTCCCTGGCTGGACTTGGATTGAAGTGGAGAATCAAACATATCAGTTTAGCATTGGAGACCGTACTCATCCCAAATCTAAGGAGATCTATGAGAAACTAATGAATTTGATAAAGGAGTTGGAGCTTAAAGGATATGTTCCTAATACAGATTTTGTGCTACATGATGTGGATGAAGAGCTCAAGCTGGATAGCTTATACTCACACAGTGAGAAATTGGCGATTGCATTTGGCCTTATCAGCACAGCTGAAGGCAGTCCTATCAGGATTACAAAAAATCTTCGTGTTTGTGGAGATTGTCACACATTTAGTAAATTTGTATCAGCTGTTACACAAAGGGTTATTATAGTGCGAGATGCGAATAGATATCATCACTTCaaggatggtgcttgctcttgtGGAGATTACTGGTGA
- the LOC108223797 gene encoding probable E3 ubiquitin-protein ligase LOG2: protein MGNVGSNSMNGRRRQGSRRSHPPPPPPQQPQQEITPNRYVFAAATPLPSQYPNPNPNAPPPPPYYQYPGYHQPPTMPVPLQAPYDHHHRAMPPPQMHPGQANWVGGQYPCGYVMPAPTPYVEHQKAVTIRNDVNLKKETLRVEPDEENPGKFLVTFTFDATVAGSITVIFFAKEDEDCNLTPMKESIYAPVTVHFPQGLGQKFRQPSGTGIDFSACEEAELVKEGELDVYPLVVKAETSPSDQSGSADGNTETGASNSQITQAVFEKERGEYQVRVLKQILWVNGMRYELQEIFGIGNSVDGDLDGNDPGKECVICLSEPRDTTVLPCRHMCMCSGCAKVLRFQTNRCPICRQPVERLLEIKVNSETVEASTDESLP from the exons ATGGGTAACGTTGGCAGTAACAGCATGAATGGCCGGCGGCGACAGGGGAGTCGCCGGAGCCACCCACCGCCACCACCTCCTCAACAACCCCAGCAAGAAATTACCCCCAATCGATATGTATTCGCAGCTGCCACACCTTTACCTTCTCAATatcctaaccctaaccctaacgcCCCTCCACCACCACCGTATTATCAGTACCCTGGTTACCACCAGCCTCCCACGATGCCGGTGCCTTTACAGGCTCCGTATGATCACCATCATCGCGCGATGCCACCGCCTCAAATGCACCCGGGACAGGCTAATTGGGTTGGGGGACAGTATCCTTGTGGTTATGTAATGCCTGCTCCTACTCCTTATGTTGAACATCAGAAGGCTGTGACTATTAGGAATGATGTTAACTTAAAGAAGGAGACTTTGCGGGTTGAGCCGGATGAGGAGAACCCCGGAAAGTTTCTTGTTACATTTACTTTTGATGCCACTGTTGCTGGAAG CATTACAGTTATTTTTTTCGCAAAAGAGGACGAAGACTGTAACCTGACACCAATGAAGGAAAGCATATATGCACCAGTAACAGTACATTTCCCACAAGGTTTGGGCCAGAAATTTAGACAGCCCTCAGGAACAGGGATAGACTTTTCAGCTTGTGAAGAGGCAGAACTAGTGAAAGAGGGTGAACTGGATGTTTATCCACTTGTAGTGAAGGCAGAGACATCCCCAAGCGACCAAAGTGGATCAGCAGATGGAAACACTGAAACTGGAGCCAGCAACTCCCAGATCACTCAAGCAGTGTTTGAGAAGGAAAGGGGTGAATATCAGGTGAGAGTTCTGAAGCAAATTTTATGGGTGAATGGAATGAGGTATGAGCTTCAGGAGATATTTGGCATTGGTAATTCGGTTGATGGTGATCTAGACGGGAATGATCCTGGAAAAGAATGTGTTATCTGCTTGTCAGAACCTCGTGACACAACTGTACTTCCATGCAGACACATG TGTATGTGCAGTGGCTGTGCCAAAGTTCTAAGGTTCCAAACAAACAGGTGTCCTATATGTCGGCAGCCAGTTGAGAGGCTTCTGGAGATCAAGGTCAACAGTGAAACTGTTGAGGCAAGCACAGATGAGTCTCTGCCATGA
- the LOC108223181 gene encoding uncharacterized protein LOC108223181 isoform X1: MENSHDNHLHKHDDSDHDNDIDGDIDATINNPAPSTQGGSRSEISEEAVWNQPNLVVQIAERSHESSSAENSVKINIARTPSRMNLPSTPSSSKTNVPSSPFAQGRSSFKGLFPRLNLKMRDTNAGSPSSQHKSSPRTFSISNLFTTKMKVAASLPVSPVAHSNPGSTHGGKSTNSRSTFKNGNIHRSQSVPDLIKGTQSDSLGGVFRVIPATPHVEGETGAASISNQPLDADENDDDHEHIAEEEAVCRICFVELEEDGDTFKMECNCKGDLALVHKECVIKWFSIKGNKTCEVCKQEVQNLPVTLLRIQSNRSRRNRPRPAQANQNSILQNVPVLVLVSMVCYFCFLEELLSSGLGSTAIAISLPFSCVIGILASIASTTMVRKSFAWLYATMQLALVVLYAHLFYKVLGVQAILSVFLAAFCGFGTAIVGTISLIGLIKMINGSQEASLPEQSSGSPRET; encoded by the exons ATGGAAAATTCCCATGATAATCATTTGCACAAACATGATGATAGTGATCATGATAATGATATAGATGGTGATATTGATGCTACCATCAACAATCCAGCTCCTTCTACCCAG GGAGGAAGCCGGAGTGAAATAAGTGAAGAAGCGGTGTGGAATCAGCCAAACCTAGTTGTCCAGATTGCGGAGAGGAGTCATGAGAGCTCTTCTGCAGAGAACTCTGTGAAAATAAACATTGCCAGAACTCCCAGTAGAATGAACCTTCCAAGTACCCCTAGCTCTTCTAAAACCAATGTGCCTTCGAGTCCATTTGCTCAAGGTAGATCATCCTTTAAAGGCCTCTTTCCGAGACTGAATCTCAAAATGAGGGACACCAATGCAGGTTCACCATCATCACAACATAAGTCTTCCCCAAGGACTTTTTCAATCTCAAACCTATttacaaccaaaatgaaggtaGCAGCCTCTTTACCGGTATCACCAGTTGCACACTCGAATCCTGGGTCTACACATGGGGGGAAATCAACCAATTCACGGAGTACATTT AAAAACGGAAACATTCATAGATCACAATCAGTCCCGGACCTAATTAAAGGCACACAGTCGGATTCTTTAGGGGGTGTATTTCGTGTAATTCCAGCTACTCCCCATGTGGAAGGAGAAACTGGTGCAGCATCAATTTCTAATCAGCCTCTGGATGCtg atgaaaatgatgatgacCATGAACACATAGCGGAAGAAGAAGCCGTTTGTAGAATCTGCTTTGTAGAACTAGAGGAGGATGGAGATACCTTTAAGATGGAGTGTAACTGCAAAGGTGATCTTGCCCTGGTGCACAAAGAATGTGTAATCAAATGGTTTAGCATCAAAGGTAACAAGACATGCGAGGTTTGCAAGCAAGAGGTTCAAAATCTACCTGTCACCCTTTTACGGATACAATCTAATAGAAGCCGTAGAAACAGACCGAGACCTGCTCAAGCTAATCAAAACAG TATTTTGCAGAATGTGCCTGTACTAGTCTTGGTTAGCATGGTCTGCTACTTCTGTTTTCTGGAGGAACTTTTG TCTTCAGGATTAGGATCAACTGCAATAGCCATATCTTTGCCGTTTTCCTGCGTGATAGGTATCCTGGCATCCATAGCATCGACAACAATGG TACGGAAATCATTTGCCTGGTTATACGCAACCATGCAGCTGGCATTGGTGGTCCTCTATGCACACCTCTTCTATAAAGTG CTAGGCGTGCAGGCAATCTTGTCTGTTTTTCTTGCAGCATTTTGTGGATTCGGAACTGCAATAGTCGGAACCATCAGCCTGATTGGACTCATAAAAATGATAAACGGATCGCAAGAAGCAAGCCTGCCGGAGCAGTCATCTGGTTCTCCGCGAGAGACTTGA
- the LOC108223181 gene encoding uncharacterized protein LOC108223181 isoform X2 gives MNLPSTPSSSKTNVPSSPFAQGRSSFKGLFPRLNLKMRDTNAGSPSSQHKSSPRTFSISNLFTTKMKVAASLPVSPVAHSNPGSTHGGKSTNSRSTFKNGNIHRSQSVPDLIKGTQSDSLGGVFRVIPATPHVEGETGAASISNQPLDADENDDDHEHIAEEEAVCRICFVELEEDGDTFKMECNCKGDLALVHKECVIKWFSIKGNKTCEVCKQEVQNLPVTLLRIQSNRSRRNRPRPAQANQNSILQNVPVLVLVSMVCYFCFLEELLSSGLGSTAIAISLPFSCVIGILASIASTTMVRKSFAWLYATMQLALVVLYAHLFYKVLGVQAILSVFLAAFCGFGTAIVGTISLIGLIKMINGSQEASLPEQSSGSPRET, from the exons ATGAACCTTCCAAGTACCCCTAGCTCTTCTAAAACCAATGTGCCTTCGAGTCCATTTGCTCAAGGTAGATCATCCTTTAAAGGCCTCTTTCCGAGACTGAATCTCAAAATGAGGGACACCAATGCAGGTTCACCATCATCACAACATAAGTCTTCCCCAAGGACTTTTTCAATCTCAAACCTATttacaaccaaaatgaaggtaGCAGCCTCTTTACCGGTATCACCAGTTGCACACTCGAATCCTGGGTCTACACATGGGGGGAAATCAACCAATTCACGGAGTACATTT AAAAACGGAAACATTCATAGATCACAATCAGTCCCGGACCTAATTAAAGGCACACAGTCGGATTCTTTAGGGGGTGTATTTCGTGTAATTCCAGCTACTCCCCATGTGGAAGGAGAAACTGGTGCAGCATCAATTTCTAATCAGCCTCTGGATGCtg atgaaaatgatgatgacCATGAACACATAGCGGAAGAAGAAGCCGTTTGTAGAATCTGCTTTGTAGAACTAGAGGAGGATGGAGATACCTTTAAGATGGAGTGTAACTGCAAAGGTGATCTTGCCCTGGTGCACAAAGAATGTGTAATCAAATGGTTTAGCATCAAAGGTAACAAGACATGCGAGGTTTGCAAGCAAGAGGTTCAAAATCTACCTGTCACCCTTTTACGGATACAATCTAATAGAAGCCGTAGAAACAGACCGAGACCTGCTCAAGCTAATCAAAACAG TATTTTGCAGAATGTGCCTGTACTAGTCTTGGTTAGCATGGTCTGCTACTTCTGTTTTCTGGAGGAACTTTTG TCTTCAGGATTAGGATCAACTGCAATAGCCATATCTTTGCCGTTTTCCTGCGTGATAGGTATCCTGGCATCCATAGCATCGACAACAATGG TACGGAAATCATTTGCCTGGTTATACGCAACCATGCAGCTGGCATTGGTGGTCCTCTATGCACACCTCTTCTATAAAGTG CTAGGCGTGCAGGCAATCTTGTCTGTTTTTCTTGCAGCATTTTGTGGATTCGGAACTGCAATAGTCGGAACCATCAGCCTGATTGGACTCATAAAAATGATAAACGGATCGCAAGAAGCAAGCCTGCCGGAGCAGTCATCTGGTTCTCCGCGAGAGACTTGA
- the LOC108223180 gene encoding uncharacterized protein LOC108223180: MISSSTAAANNNGQTPAGGGLKTYFKTPEGRYKLHYEKTHPAALLHYAHGKTITQVTLAQLKDKPSATAAPTSSNLGVSSGVRSAAARFLGTGNGSRALSFVGGNGGSKSVSGSNRTGLYGASTSNNLPSNSNFDAKGTYLIFNVGDTVFISDLNSQDKDPIKSIHFSNSNPVCHAFDEDSKDGHDLLIGLASGDVYSVSLRQQLQDVGKKLVGAQHYNKDGCVNNSRCNSIAWVPSGDGTFIVAYADGNLYVYEKNKEGSGDPSFPIIKDQTQFSVAHARNSKNPIARWHICEGSVNSIAFSRDGAYIATVGRDGYLRIFDYKSEQLICGGKSYYGALLCCSWSMDGKYILTGGEDDLVQVWSMDDRKIIAWGEGHNSWVSGVAFDSYWSAPNTDGTGENVVYRFGSVGQDTQLLLWDLEMDEIVVPVRRPPGGSPTFSTGSQSSHWESGCPVGTLQPAPRMRDVPKLSPLVAHRVHTEPLSGLLFTPQSILTVCREGQIKIWMRPGFAESQTNSDTLLATSLKDKPLSTGKTSSYRQ, encoded by the exons ATGATTTCTTCTTCTACTGCGGCGGCGAATAACAACGGTCAAACTCCCGCCGGCGGCGGCCTCAAAACGTACTTCAAGACGCCGGAAGGTCGCTACAAGCTCCACTATGAGAAGACTCATCCGGCGGCTCTGCTTCACTATGCTCACGGCAAGACTATTACACAA GTAACACTAGCCCAACTAAAAGATAAGCCTTCTGCTACTGCTGCACCAACATCATCAAATTTGGGTGTTAGTAGCGGTGTCAGATCTGCAGCTGCAAGGTTCTTAGGTACAGGGAATGGAAGCCGTGCCCTTAGTTTTGTTGGAGGGAATGGTGGTAGCAAGTCTGTAAGTGGATCAAACAGAACTGGATTATATGGGGCCTCAACTTCCAACAATCTGCCTAGTAACTCTAATTTTGATGCAAAAGGAACTTATTTGATATTCAATGTTGGAGATACAGTTTTCATCAGTGATTTGAATTCTCAGGACAAG GACCCAATAAAGTCTATTCATTTTAGTAATTCAAATCCAGTTTGCCATGCCTTTGACGAGGATTCGAAAGATGGTCATGACTTGCTTATTGGATTAGCATCTGGAGATG TTTATTCAGTTTCACTAAGACAACAACTACAAGATGTCGGGAAGAAACTTGTTGGAGCACAGCATTATAACAAAGATGGTTGTGTCAATAATAG TCGCTGTAATAGTATTGCCTGGGTGCCAAGTGGTGACGGGACTTTCATTGTAGCATATGCAGATGGAAACCTTTATGTGTATGAAAAA AACAAAGAAGGTTCAGGTGATCCTTCCTTCCCTATTATCAAGGATCAAACTCAATTTTCTGTTGCTCATGCACGTAACAGTAAG AATCCAATTGCCAGATGGCATATTTGCGAAGGTTCAGTTAATAGCATTGCTTTTTCAAGGGACGGAGCATATATTGCAACTGTTGGAAGGGACG GTTATCTGCGAATATTTGACTACAAAAGTGAACAGCTTATATGCGGTGGAAAAAGCTACTATGGTGCTCTATTATGTTGCAGTTGgag CATGGATGGAAAATACATCCTAActggaggtgaagatgatctcGTTCAAGTTTGGAGCATGGATGATCGAAAAATTATAGCATGGGGTGAAGGTCACAACTCGTGG GTCAGTGGAGTGGCATTCGATTCGTATTGGTCAGCACCAAATACAGACGGAACAGGGGAAAATGTTGTCTACCGATTTGGGTCCGTTGGTCag GATACACAATTACTTCTATGGGACCTGGAAATGGATGAAATTGTAGTGCCGGTACGCCGACCTCCCGGTGGTTCACCCACATTTAGTACTGGAAGTCAATCCTCTCACTGGGAAAGTGGTTGTCCTGTTGGTACTCTGCAACCCGCCCCTCGCATGCGAGATGTGCCAAAACTTTCCCCTCTAGTAGCTCATCGTGTTCATACTGAGCCGCTATCAGGGTTGCTTTTCACACCACAATCTATTCTTACAGTATGTCGAGAAGGACAAATAAAAATCTGGATGAGGCCAGGTTTTGCTGAAAGCCAGACCAACTCTGACACTCTTTTGGCTACAAGTTTGAAAGATAAGCCCTTGTCCACCGGAAAAACTAGTTCTTACAGGCAATAA